A single Pseudomonadota bacterium DNA region contains:
- a CDS encoding YbhB/YbcL family Raf kinase inhibitor-like protein, whose translation MTRATPTHRRRPGALLVALLTGLSAWLTTAPRAATAGPALTLQVKAPWAEGGTIDARYTCDGADVSPALSWRGGGNGSLFFAITCVDPDAPGGSFVHWLVYDLPFRGGRINEDAPKTLTLPGGARQGLNDFGRVGWGGPCPPVGARHRYVITVYAYRSPLGLAPKCRITDLEKALRGRVTQTGRVTGVFAH comes from the coding sequence ATGACACGCGCGACCCCAACGCACCGCCGCAGGCCAGGCGCACTTCTGGTGGCGCTGCTCACAGGCTTGTCGGCGTGGCTCACCACGGCCCCGCGGGCCGCCACTGCCGGCCCGGCGCTCACCCTGCAGGTGAAGGCCCCCTGGGCCGAGGGGGGCACCATCGATGCGCGCTACACCTGCGATGGCGCCGATGTCTCGCCCGCGCTGTCGTGGCGCGGGGGCGGCAATGGGTCTCTGTTCTTCGCCATCACGTGCGTCGATCCAGACGCCCCGGGCGGTAGCTTCGTCCACTGGCTGGTGTATGATCTCCCGTTCCGCGGCGGGCGCATCAACGAAGACGCGCCCAAGACCCTGACCCTCCCGGGCGGTGCGCGGCAAGGCCTGAACGACTTCGGGCGCGTGGGCTGGGGAGGACCTTGCCCCCCCGTGGGCGCGCGCCATCGCTACGTCATCACGGTGTACGCCTACCGCTCGCCGCTGGGCCTGGCTCCCAAGTGCCGCATCACCGATCTCGAGAAGGCGCTGAGAGGGCGCGTCACACAGACGGGCCGCGTGACCGGTGTGTTCGCCCATTGA
- a CDS encoding YjbQ family protein, giving the protein MKSLTEHLWMEVPKRRGYMNITPKVDELVRKSGIREGLCLVNAMHITASVYINDDEGGLLEDFDDFLERLAPFNASPSVYRHNRTGEDNGDAHIKRQIFGREVVVAITDGKLDFGPWEQIFYAEFDGRRKKRVLVKIIGE; this is encoded by the coding sequence AATCGCTGACCGAGCACCTGTGGATGGAGGTCCCGAAGCGGCGGGGGTACATGAACATCACCCCCAAGGTCGACGAGCTGGTGCGCAAGAGCGGGATTCGCGAAGGGCTCTGCCTCGTGAACGCCATGCACATCACCGCCAGCGTCTACATCAATGACGACGAGGGCGGGCTGCTCGAAGACTTCGACGACTTCCTCGAACGCCTGGCCCCGTTCAACGCGTCTCCCTCGGTCTACCGCCACAACCGCACGGGGGAAGACAACGGCGATGCCCACATCAAGCGCCAGATCTTCGGGCGTGAGGTGGTGGTGGCCATCACCGATGGAAAGCTCGACTTCGGTCCGTGGGAACAGATCTTTTACGCCGAGTTCGATGGGCGACGCAAGAAGCGCGTGCTCGTGAAGATCATCGGCGAGTGA